One genomic window of uncultured delta proteobacterium includes the following:
- a CDS encoding conserved hypothetical protein (Evidence 4 : Homologs of previously reported genes of unknown function), protein MPRMHSNRVIKWFEVHIAEHCNLNCVSCLHFSSLAGKEFLNLETFIHDLSHISRLDGEQLQGINLLGGEPLLHKGITDFFKAAHDIFPHIYMRCITNGILLDTMPESFWRECRDHNVTITISSYPVRLPLRSIVRKCTDFNVNLEYRQIIAKKAIAYGDQVEVGRFSKFPLDLQGSQDPVRTWNSCPMQCFQLHRGKIFQCCTAAYIEFFNKEFGTKLELTDRDYVDLRTAQSPREVSEYLSRPMDFCRYCAIEKIDNNIVWRRTKKEIEEWT, encoded by the coding sequence ATGCCCAGGATGCATAGCAATCGCGTAATTAAGTGGTTTGAAGTTCATATCGCAGAGCACTGTAATCTCAACTGCGTATCATGCCTGCATTTCAGCTCTTTGGCTGGCAAAGAATTTCTCAACCTTGAAACATTTATCCATGACCTTAGCCACATAAGCCGCCTTGATGGGGAGCAGCTCCAAGGCATCAACCTTCTAGGCGGAGAGCCTCTGTTGCATAAAGGTATTACTGATTTTTTCAAAGCGGCGCACGATATTTTTCCGCACATCTACATGAGATGCATAACAAACGGGATATTACTTGACACCATGCCGGAGTCTTTTTGGCGCGAATGCCGCGACCACAACGTGACCATCACCATATCCTCATACCCGGTCAGGCTTCCCCTTCGGTCTATTGTAAGAAAATGTACTGATTTTAATGTGAATCTCGAATACAGGCAAATTATTGCCAAAAAAGCAATTGCTTACGGAGATCAGGTTGAGGTCGGCAGGTTTTCAAAATTTCCACTGGACTTGCAAGGCTCTCAAGACCCAGTCAGAACGTGGAATAGCTGTCCCATGCAGTGCTTTCAGCTCCACCGGGGAAAAATTTTTCAATGTTGCACCGCAGCATACATTGAGTTCTTTAATAAAGAGTTCGGAACAAAACTTGAATTGACAGACAGGGACTATGTGGACCTGCGCACGGCGCAGTCGCCACGCGAAGTGTCTGAATATCTCTCCCGCCCCATGGATTTTTGCCGTTATTGCGCTATTGAGAAAATTGATAATAATATCGTCTGGCGGCGAACCAAAAAAGAGATCGAAGAGTGGACGTGA
- a CDS encoding hypothetical protein (Evidence 5 : No homology to any previously reported sequences): MKTRENYAHSATFEEFITAFDAVKRSSNPLVSNVFFYTSHLKSVILGKKCLLYSYDDCLFLLIPRHGIYNDCLYAACSVASLERRLKQLMHEPECSGKPLRILLIGKDAAIRPLYGPLSACDFEDLGKLVKLTKPQVLEYMKNPLQEAASQAEFAVKDDAEKILERLKTEFDLYSDNIPELETIAMDAEKRHIAIIRKDNTIISLFYFHIQNMTFIDDYSWCSVKYRGTGIFKDIYTFVMQNLRTRCPAIRNATVFRPLTNKPSLAIAAHSGEQQFDFFMHTWVCWQGLKPNIQPAVISSHD, translated from the coding sequence ATGAAAACACGCGAAAATTATGCGCATAGTGCAACATTTGAAGAATTTATTACTGCATTTGATGCTGTAAAGCGTTCTAGCAATCCGTTGGTGAGTAATGTGTTTTTCTATACTTCACATCTAAAAAGCGTAATTCTTGGAAAAAAATGTTTGTTGTATTCGTATGATGATTGCTTATTCTTGCTGATACCTCGGCATGGAATATACAATGACTGCTTATATGCGGCTTGCTCTGTAGCATCGCTGGAAAGGAGATTGAAACAGTTGATGCATGAGCCAGAATGCTCCGGGAAGCCTTTGCGCATCCTTTTGATAGGGAAAGATGCCGCGATACGGCCGTTATACGGACCTCTTTCCGCGTGTGACTTTGAGGACCTCGGGAAATTGGTAAAATTGACAAAGCCACAAGTTCTGGAATACATGAAAAACCCACTTCAGGAAGCTGCATCGCAAGCAGAATTTGCCGTTAAAGACGATGCGGAAAAAATCCTTGAAAGACTCAAGACTGAGTTTGACTTGTATAGTGATAATATTCCTGAGTTGGAAACCATTGCCATGGATGCTGAAAAGCGACATATTGCTATTATTCGCAAGGACAACACGATCATTTCTTTGTTTTATTTTCATATTCAGAACATGACTTTTATTGATGATTATAGCTGGTGTTCAGTAAAATACAGAGGTACAGGTATTTTTAAAGACATTTACACATTTGTGATGCAGAATTTGCGCACCCGGTGTCCTGCCATACGCAATGCGACTGTATTCCGCCCCCTGACTAATAAGCCCAGTCTGGCGATTGCGGCTCACTCTGGGGAACAACAATTTGATTTTTTTATGCACACCTGGGTATGCTGGCAGGGCTTGAAGCCTAACATACAGCCTGCCGTAATTTCCAGTCATGATTAG
- a CDS encoding hypothetical protein (Evidence 5 : No homology to any previously reported sequences), with protein sequence MFANNIFRQIERTCSLMERTGIIQCIRGEAVAPLLCEHARYWADKNSPANADSIEALVLTALSQMYWYGSVRPTALYNVTLFKILKACSLFSFEVNGKPIVYCPDSDTSVVTHIASCINGALKPVCSATVYVENAPKNAIIQLREQIAEARKYYIDEHGAWVEQFMQKLGDDVSRFSYESFLRQRIKAHACWAMPTLEVNPPAQRTQWLQERALQHYELPTLEGAGLMLDFLHRTIYILDQYSLPGKVEAKPGDVVIDAGAAFGETAIYFSRKTNNTGRVFAFEPVPETAGFARRNAECNGCVNVTVIEKALSDVTGLLHFSANELFPTAARATTSTDSSSVDVHSITLDAFAAEKNIKIDFIKADVEGSEMNLLRGAEATIKRDAPTIAMSLYHLQDDYHAIPKYLMSLRDDYTFYFRSDAEPVLLAVVE encoded by the coding sequence ATGTTCGCAAACAATATCTTCAGACAAATCGAACGGACCTGTTCCCTCATGGAACGGACGGGCATTATCCAGTGTATTCGCGGGGAAGCTGTAGCCCCCCTCCTCTGCGAGCATGCGAGGTACTGGGCGGACAAAAACTCACCGGCCAATGCGGACTCAATAGAAGCTTTAGTCCTGACCGCACTGTCGCAGATGTATTGGTATGGCTCCGTTCGCCCGACTGCCCTATACAATGTGACTCTGTTCAAAATATTAAAGGCCTGTAGTCTTTTTTCTTTTGAAGTGAACGGAAAGCCAATAGTATACTGCCCAGATTCCGATACAAGCGTAGTTACGCATATTGCAAGTTGTATTAATGGCGCATTAAAACCTGTTTGTTCCGCAACGGTATATGTTGAAAACGCCCCGAAAAATGCAATTATACAACTTAGGGAGCAAATAGCTGAGGCCCGTAAGTATTATATCGACGAGCACGGAGCCTGGGTGGAACAGTTTATGCAAAAATTGGGCGATGATGTTTCCCGTTTTTCCTATGAATCTTTTTTACGGCAAAGAATCAAAGCCCACGCCTGCTGGGCTATGCCCACTTTGGAAGTAAATCCGCCCGCACAGCGCACGCAGTGGCTGCAGGAACGTGCGTTGCAACACTATGAGCTTCCGACTCTTGAAGGTGCGGGACTGATGCTCGATTTTTTGCATCGGACTATTTATATACTTGACCAGTATTCGCTACCGGGCAAGGTGGAAGCCAAGCCGGGCGACGTTGTTATAGACGCTGGTGCCGCGTTTGGCGAAACAGCCATCTATTTCAGCAGGAAGACAAACAATACTGGGCGAGTTTTCGCCTTTGAGCCGGTGCCTGAAACGGCAGGTTTCGCCAGAAGAAATGCGGAATGCAACGGATGTGTCAATGTTACAGTGATTGAAAAAGCGCTTTCCGATGTCACTGGGCTGCTCCATTTTTCCGCCAACGAACTATTTCCAACAGCGGCACGCGCTACCACATCTACTGACAGTTCTTCTGTGGATGTGCACTCCATAACCCTGGATGCATTCGCTGCAGAAAAGAACATCAAAATTGATTTTATCAAGGCTGACGTTGAAGGGAGTGAAATGAACCTCTTGCGGGGAGCCGAAGCTACAATTAAACGTGACGCACCCACCATCGCCATGTCCTTGTACCATCTCCAGGATGATTATCACGCAATTCCAAAATATCTTATGTCACTGCGGGATGATTATACATTTTATTTCCGCAGCGATGCGGAACCAGTGCTTTTGGCCGTTGTGGAGTAA
- a CDS encoding Sialic acid O-acetyltransferase NeuD family sugar O-acyltransferase has product MKNLYIVGAGGCGREILNTILDIHAIQGPRWNIRGFLDDTDDPLKDKPCDYGVVGSIVDYRPEADDLLVMGIADPAAKRRLGAMLAGRGAVFETIIHPYTALGRHNSIGTGSVLFAGFSMTVNVTLGRFVTIIGSGLGHDVTIEDFATISGACNIMGKVTVEEEVFIGGNVAVAPGTTIGSRAYVCMGSMVMKDVQPGTKVMGNPAREIG; this is encoded by the coding sequence ATGAAGAATCTGTATATCGTAGGGGCAGGGGGCTGTGGACGGGAAATCCTCAATACCATCCTTGATATACATGCAATCCAAGGCCCGCGCTGGAATATCCGAGGTTTTCTGGATGATACGGATGATCCTCTCAAGGATAAGCCTTGTGACTACGGCGTAGTGGGAAGCATTGTAGATTACAGGCCGGAGGCGGATGACCTTCTGGTAATGGGAATCGCAGACCCCGCCGCCAAACGCAGGCTGGGGGCAATGCTTGCTGGCCGTGGCGCAGTTTTTGAAACCATTATTCATCCCTACACAGCTTTGGGCCGCCATAACAGCATCGGCACCGGTTCTGTGCTTTTTGCCGGCTTCAGCATGACGGTAAATGTGACCCTCGGACGCTTTGTCACCATTATTGGGAGCGGCCTGGGTCATGACGTTACAATAGAAGATTTTGCTACTATTTCCGGCGCGTGCAATATTATGGGCAAGGTCACAGTGGAAGAGGAAGTGTTCATCGGCGGCAATGTCGCTGTGGCCCCTGGCACCACCATTGGCTCCCGTGCGTATGTCTGCATGGGCAGCATGGTGATGAAAGATGTACAGCCCGGCACAAAAGTCATGGGGAATCCCGCAAGGGAAATAGGGTAG
- a CDS encoding Amino acid adenylation domain-containing protein, protein MRLVQMTEYLDRTVAAHPDRPAVHDGDSCLTFSALYDRVLSLALQLSEALEGRTGRIVAVFLPKSTDSIIVDLAIAYSGNAYMNMDVKSPRQRIHNILSQVQPDLMVTHKNTAHSLPPLSSLACPLFELDEYSAEPFDAVDRQKAKNLRGSCIDTDPFCVINTSGSTGTPKAVVLHHLSFIDFTEAVIGEGLVGEAEVVGSLSPLVFDIYSFELCMLMAKGSTIVILPESLAAFPVRLLERMASCKVTFIFWVPTIMVNIANLDLLQSVPLPDLKMIWFAGEVFPTAKCNYWRKHLPDAVFANFYGPIEITLDCLFHVLSREFQDHEPIPIGKPFRNTAVLVLDADNLPVQEGEEGELCIRGSSLAMGYYNNEEKTAAAFVQNPLNRSYPEIIYRTGDIVAANEFGELVYKGRKDTLIKHGGYRIELGEIEHVAVNTLGLVPNCCAVYSPEARRITLFYEADAPLPEKNLRERLGSVLPRYMVPAAYVHVPQMPRNTNGKIDRLFLRKSLEEV, encoded by the coding sequence ATGCGCCTGGTTCAGATGACTGAATACCTTGACCGCACAGTTGCCGCGCATCCCGATCGCCCTGCGGTACACGATGGTGACAGCTGCCTCACGTTTTCCGCGCTATACGACCGAGTTCTAAGCCTGGCCCTGCAACTAAGCGAGGCGCTTGAAGGGCGCACAGGGCGCATAGTCGCCGTTTTTTTGCCTAAAAGCACAGACTCCATCATCGTTGATCTGGCTATTGCCTACTCTGGAAACGCCTATATGAATATGGATGTAAAAAGCCCCAGGCAGCGCATCCACAATATACTAAGCCAGGTGCAGCCTGACCTTATGGTCACGCACAAAAACACCGCGCATTCCCTGCCCCCCTTGTCCTCACTGGCGTGCCCTCTTTTTGAACTCGACGAATACAGCGCCGAACCATTCGACGCCGTTGACCGGCAAAAGGCCAAAAACCTGCGTGGGAGCTGTATTGATACAGACCCCTTCTGCGTTATCAACACCTCCGGCTCCACCGGCACACCCAAGGCCGTTGTGCTGCATCACCTGAGTTTTATCGACTTTACGGAAGCCGTTATTGGAGAAGGACTCGTGGGTGAAGCGGAAGTCGTTGGCAGCCTCTCTCCCCTGGTTTTTGATATCTACAGTTTCGAATTGTGCATGTTGATGGCGAAAGGAAGCACCATTGTCATTCTGCCGGAGAGCCTGGCGGCTTTTCCCGTCCGCCTGCTGGAGCGCATGGCTTCCTGCAAGGTCACGTTTATTTTCTGGGTTCCCACCATCATGGTCAATATCGCTAACCTGGACTTGTTGCAAAGTGTCCCTCTGCCCGATTTGAAAATGATTTGGTTTGCCGGTGAAGTCTTTCCCACAGCCAAGTGTAACTATTGGCGGAAGCACCTCCCAGATGCCGTGTTCGCCAATTTCTACGGTCCTATAGAAATTACCCTGGATTGCCTGTTTCACGTTCTTTCCCGAGAATTTCAGGACCACGAGCCAATCCCTATCGGCAAGCCGTTCAGAAATACGGCTGTCCTTGTTCTTGATGCCGACAACCTTCCTGTACAAGAAGGCGAAGAAGGCGAACTGTGCATACGCGGCTCCTCCCTGGCCATGGGCTATTACAACAATGAGGAAAAAACAGCCGCCGCTTTTGTGCAGAATCCCTTGAACCGGTCGTATCCCGAAATCATATATCGTACCGGCGATATTGTGGCTGCAAACGAATTCGGCGAACTGGTTTACAAGGGCAGAAAGGATACCCTCATCAAGCATGGCGGCTACCGCATCGAACTAGGTGAAATTGAGCATGTTGCCGTGAATACGCTGGGGCTTGTCCCCAATTGCTGCGCCGTTTACAGCCCGGAGGCGCGGCGGATAACCTTGTTTTATGAGGCGGATGCTCCCCTGCCGGAAAAAAACCTGAGAGAGCGCCTGGGCAGCGTACTGCCCCGATATATGGTTCCCGCAGCCTACGTCCATGTGCCGCAAATGCCCCGCAACACCAACGGCAAGATAGACCGCTTATTCCTCAGGAAATCGCTGGAAGAAGTGTAG
- a CDS encoding hypothetical protein (Evidence 5 : No homology to any previously reported sequences) — translation MIRVRLTLDSTTLYKPVEVSVALPHGFGGKAPPYKTVWALHCAMGSGEMFFDSLGAGSYVDKKQIAVIAPHLGNGYFTNSPHEPQADFLRDEFFEAMRDTFPLSRAPEHNLLFGISMGGFGALRWGLDSANAFASIAAVSGVFDCRIPPDERLFKNRGQRALHMALGPFMRQAMLDASGEVRPDADIDALLITAKRQGTMPQVHLYCGEQDYLSLQQSEAMYALCINHGCPVKLHIQPGEHDKDYWRQALHDALATF, via the coding sequence ATGATCCGCGTTCGCCTGACTCTTGATTCCACCACGCTGTATAAGCCGGTAGAAGTCTCTGTGGCCTTGCCGCATGGGTTCGGCGGGAAAGCCCCCCCGTATAAAACCGTATGGGCCCTGCACTGCGCCATGGGCAGCGGAGAGATGTTTTTCGACAGCCTTGGGGCAGGTTCGTATGTGGACAAAAAACAAATTGCCGTCATCGCGCCGCATCTTGGCAACGGGTATTTCACGAACTCCCCCCATGAACCGCAAGCGGACTTTTTGCGCGATGAATTTTTTGAGGCAATGCGCGATACCTTCCCACTTTCCCGCGCCCCGGAGCACAACCTTCTTTTCGGTATTTCCATGGGCGGGTTCGGGGCGTTGCGCTGGGGTCTCGACAGTGCCAACGCCTTTGCTTCCATAGCCGCTGTTTCCGGAGTGTTCGACTGCCGCATCCCCCCTGATGAGCGCCTGTTTAAAAATCGCGGACAGCGCGCTTTGCATATGGCCCTGGGTCCTTTCATGCGTCAGGCCATGCTGGATGCAAGCGGCGAGGTACGCCCCGATGCGGATATAGACGCCTTGCTGATCACGGCAAAAAGACAGGGAACCATGCCCCAGGTACACCTGTATTGTGGCGAGCAGGACTATCTCAGCTTGCAGCAAAGTGAAGCTATGTATGCTCTTTGCATCAATCACGGCTGCCCTGTGAAGCTGCACATACAGCCCGGGGAGCATGACAAGGACTACTGGCGGCAGGCCCTGCACGATGCCCTGGCTACGTTCTAG
- a CDS encoding hypothetical protein (Evidence 5 : No homology to any previously reported sequences) — MQVASFDIYAREYEALKRQSRRYISNIFFDAPALQTLMAEKPCLFFVAEHCFFLLVPYHGKYYDCLYMATEYASLEQGLAALLAGWDIPMPIRASVIGKEPIAGTVADIFSQHGLVLVKKLVRTEIQTCSDQMSEALNDLAAENVRSVSFAEESDADAVLALLLEYFDLYADNIPERSRILEAIRNRYVVVIKIEGEIAALHYFEMKNRLRHGLFDLTIKKHRQKFLFFALYKFLDEYFKQQEIEITRSFGWKDQTKKKLMRLSKKQNQYFDGVVFYQMLRQCDANTVNRADKK; from the coding sequence ATGCAGGTTGCTTCCTTTGATATCTATGCGCGTGAGTATGAGGCGTTAAAAAGACAATCCAGACGGTATATTTCCAATATTTTTTTCGATGCCCCTGCCCTGCAAACACTTATGGCGGAAAAACCATGCCTGTTTTTTGTTGCGGAACACTGTTTTTTTCTGCTGGTTCCCTACCATGGCAAGTACTACGATTGCCTCTACATGGCGACGGAGTATGCGTCTCTTGAGCAGGGTCTAGCGGCGCTCTTGGCCGGTTGGGATATTCCCATGCCCATCCGGGCTTCGGTCATTGGGAAAGAACCCATTGCCGGAACGGTCGCCGATATTTTTTCGCAACACGGTTTAGTCCTGGTCAAAAAACTTGTCCGCACCGAGATCCAGACGTGTTCTGACCAGATGAGTGAAGCTCTTAACGATCTGGCGGCCGAAAATGTCAGGTCTGTTTCCTTCGCGGAAGAGAGTGATGCCGATGCAGTGCTTGCCCTGCTGTTGGAATATTTTGATTTGTATGCCGACAATATCCCCGAACGCAGCCGGATCTTGGAGGCTATCAGAAATCGTTATGTTGTTGTCATAAAAATTGAAGGTGAAATTGCAGCACTCCATTATTTTGAGATGAAAAACCGTTTACGCCACGGCTTATTTGATCTTACCATTAAGAAACACCGGCAGAAGTTTCTTTTTTTTGCACTATATAAGTTCCTTGATGAGTATTTTAAGCAACAAGAAATTGAAATAACACGCAGTTTTGGTTGGAAAGATCAAACCAAGAAAAAATTGATGCGATTATCAAAAAAACAAAACCAATATTTTGACGGTGTAGTCTTTTACCAAATGCTACGACAATGTGATGCAAATACAGTAAACAGAGCGGATAAGAAATGA
- a CDS encoding conserved hypothetical protein (Evidence 4 : Homologs of previously reported genes of unknown function) has protein sequence MSEFSGKIYVVAGASSGIGRSVSLELARLGANVVLIARNSAPLEKLLGEMDKGCHTILPFDMARVNDIQGMIEGVYAQYGQLDGCVYCVGTGPWARLRDTLPDMMQEAMLLNCTAFVELVRWIIRKKKKAQGMRIVGISSLASETREKYYAAYAASKAAMEASIRCIATELIAKNATINAVRPGFVATPRLAALEDVTGDVEATIKANGFQPQGLISPEDVARMAVYLLSDAAKSITGACLPVNGGAAC, from the coding sequence ATGTCGGAATTTTCTGGTAAAATCTATGTTGTCGCGGGTGCTTCTTCCGGTATAGGGCGTAGCGTTTCCCTGGAGTTGGCAAGGCTGGGTGCCAATGTCGTGCTCATAGCCCGTAATAGTGCCCCCCTTGAAAAGCTGCTGGGCGAGATGGACAAGGGTTGCCATACGATTCTGCCTTTTGATATGGCGCGGGTTAACGACATACAGGGCATGATTGAGGGAGTATATGCACAGTATGGGCAGTTGGACGGCTGTGTATACTGCGTGGGCACCGGCCCCTGGGCAAGGCTCAGGGATACGCTCCCGGACATGATGCAGGAAGCTATGCTCCTGAATTGTACTGCTTTTGTGGAACTGGTCCGCTGGATCATCAGGAAAAAGAAGAAGGCTCAGGGTATGCGTATTGTGGGTATTTCTTCTCTCGCCAGTGAAACACGCGAAAAATACTATGCCGCCTATGCCGCTTCCAAAGCGGCTATGGAGGCGTCTATCCGGTGCATCGCCACAGAACTGATAGCAAAAAACGCGACTATCAACGCCGTGCGCCCGGGCTTTGTTGCCACGCCGCGCCTTGCCGCCCTGGAAGATGTGACCGGCGATGTGGAGGCGACTATCAAGGCCAATGGGTTTCAGCCGCAGGGCCTGATTTCACCTGAAGACGTGGCCCGGATGGCCGTGTATTTACTGAGCGATGCTGCGAAATCCATAACTGGAGCCTGCTTGCCGGTAAACGGCGGAGCCGCCTGTTAA
- a CDS encoding putative 3-oxoacyl-(acyl-carrier-protein) synthase 3 (Evidence 3 : Function proposed based on presence of conserved amino acid motif, structural feature or limited homology), with product MAKLFFDNIAIAGLACAVPSFSQAINSDPGHHAAEYIKGVKRQTGVARRHISLTEQTVTDLGTAALVKALERAAWDKDSLDGIVFMSQMPDFNPGTGNAFVLHNQFGLHKDVLAFDITLGCSSFPYGLSVCGGLLQQPDIKRIAMISGDNAWPDYPSVQGIIDAPVFLFGEGTTALLLEKRPSPPIHITLHSDGSGYSSLFNPFVGSRNAWRKYSRGRLSNGKEFDNFLAFGNYMDGMEIASFSMTTVVDFIREFLEWQGKKATDYDALLLHQANLQMMKSIARQLGVGMEKMPVSLDRYANTSGASILLTMADAYGGRQDEYKEPLSLLGCTFGIGLSWGVIDFQLDPGVVAPIFESGWRSEEGFLHEIE from the coding sequence ATGGCCAAGCTGTTTTTTGACAATATTGCCATAGCGGGGCTGGCGTGCGCTGTCCCCTCCTTTTCACAGGCGATTAATTCCGATCCCGGGCACCACGCGGCCGAGTACATCAAAGGAGTTAAACGTCAAACGGGGGTCGCCCGACGTCATATATCGCTTACGGAGCAAACCGTCACCGATTTAGGGACGGCGGCGCTTGTAAAGGCGTTGGAACGGGCCGCATGGGATAAGGACAGCCTGGACGGGATCGTCTTCATGTCGCAAATGCCGGACTTTAACCCCGGCACGGGCAACGCTTTTGTGCTGCACAACCAGTTCGGCTTGCATAAAGATGTCCTGGCTTTTGATATCACCTTGGGGTGTTCCAGCTTCCCCTATGGCCTATCCGTTTGCGGAGGGCTGCTCCAACAACCCGATATAAAACGAATTGCCATGATTTCCGGCGACAATGCATGGCCGGACTACCCTTCCGTCCAAGGGATTATTGACGCGCCCGTATTCCTTTTTGGGGAAGGTACTACTGCGCTTTTGTTGGAAAAACGCCCCAGCCCACCCATACATATCACCCTGCACAGCGATGGCAGCGGGTACTCTTCTCTTTTTAACCCCTTTGTGGGGTCACGCAATGCCTGGCGTAAATATAGCAGGGGTAGGCTGAGCAATGGCAAGGAATTTGATAACTTTCTTGCGTTCGGTAACTACATGGACGGCATGGAAATCGCCTCCTTTTCCATGACCACCGTGGTGGATTTCATTCGGGAATTTCTTGAGTGGCAGGGGAAAAAAGCCACAGACTATGACGCCTTGTTGCTCCATCAGGCCAACCTGCAAATGATGAAGTCGATTGCCCGGCAACTTGGGGTGGGCATGGAGAAAATGCCTGTTTCACTTGACCGTTACGCTAACACCAGCGGAGCCTCCATTCTGTTGACCATGGCGGACGCCTATGGTGGCAGGCAGGATGAGTATAAAGAGCCCCTCTCCCTTCTGGGCTGCACATTCGGTATTGGCCTTTCCTGGGGAGTGATTGATTTTCAACTTGATCCCGGCGTTGTTGCGCCGATTTTCGAGTCTGGCTGGCGGAGCGAAGAAGGTTTTTTGCACGAGATTGAGTAA
- a CDS encoding conserved hypothetical protein (Evidence 4 : Homologs of previously reported genes of unknown function): MDTQEKLAALEEIMEMDEGTLTPETSLAEIEEWDSLAALSFVVLMSEEFHKKISGSEIRAFATVQDILVTMEPA, from the coding sequence ATGGATACACAAGAAAAACTCGCGGCTTTGGAAGAAATTATGGAGATGGATGAAGGCACACTTACCCCCGAAACTTCTCTTGCCGAGATTGAAGAGTGGGATTCGCTTGCCGCGCTCTCTTTTGTGGTGCTTATGAGTGAAGAGTTTCATAAAAAAATAAGCGGTAGTGAAATTCGTGCCTTTGCCACAGTTCAGGATATCCTGGTCACCATGGAACCAGCGTAA
- a CDS encoding 3-oxoacyl-(acyl-carrier-protein) synthase 3: MQATLNGVKIRGVCATVPQNVSYFEDEIAFFPFPEKTSRRLGKVMGFKEHRIADPKTTVCDLASYTMDYLFHKGYLRKDAVRSVIFVAQMADHPLPGNSKVLHGQLNLPQETFCTDIFENCTGFISGLYTACTQIASSAVDEVVLITSDAGACYANKLDRNTYPLCGDAAAVTVISKSDSPDDFLRFVFRNDGSKREALIVPAGGGRLPCSEETAKVTQDEMGNFRCLNDFHMDGTAVFQFVMESVPPLIEEICHYAGIELSDIKYHLTHQPNRFMLEKLADLLRVPREILFNNIVENFGNSSGVTIPLNIAFNLGERLRDEKHLVCFSAFGAGLSLASCLGNLGNVDFCDLIEHPGNGAIAYSE, from the coding sequence ATGCAGGCCACTCTTAATGGGGTTAAAATTCGGGGCGTGTGCGCGACTGTTCCTCAAAATGTATCGTATTTTGAGGATGAGATAGCTTTTTTCCCGTTTCCGGAAAAAACCTCACGCCGTCTGGGTAAGGTGATGGGGTTCAAAGAACACCGCATAGCCGACCCCAAAACTACCGTGTGCGATTTGGCATCCTACACGATGGACTACCTTTTTCATAAGGGATACCTTCGTAAAGATGCCGTGCGTTCGGTCATCTTTGTGGCCCAGATGGCGGATCATCCCCTGCCTGGCAACAGTAAAGTGCTGCACGGTCAATTAAACCTGCCTCAGGAAACTTTTTGCACCGACATTTTTGAGAACTGTACCGGTTTTATTTCAGGGCTTTACACCGCGTGTACGCAGATCGCCTCTTCCGCCGTGGATGAGGTGGTGCTGATAACCTCTGATGCCGGCGCGTGCTACGCCAATAAACTGGACAGGAACACTTACCCGCTGTGCGGCGATGCGGCGGCGGTAACCGTGATAAGCAAAAGCGATTCGCCGGACGACTTTCTCCGTTTCGTATTCCGCAATGACGGCAGTAAAAGGGAGGCTCTGATAGTGCCGGCCGGCGGCGGGAGACTGCCATGCAGTGAAGAGACCGCCAAGGTAACGCAGGATGAAATGGGCAACTTCCGTTGCCTGAACGATTTTCACATGGATGGCACCGCTGTATTTCAATTTGTCATGGAATCTGTTCCCCCGCTGATTGAAGAAATCTGCCATTACGCAGGTATTGAACTGTCTGACATCAAGTACCACTTAACGCACCAACCCAACCGCTTTATGCTCGAAAAACTGGCGGATCTGTTGCGAGTGCCCAGGGAAATACTGTTTAACAACATCGTGGAAAATTTTGGTAACTCTTCCGGGGTGACCATACCCTTAAATATTGCTTTCAATCTTGGCGAAAGACTGCGTGACGAGAAGCATCTGGTCTGTTTTTCCGCTTTTGGGGCTGGGCTTTCTTTGGCATCTTGTCTGGGTAATTTAGGCAATGTGGACTTTTGTGATTTAATTGAACACCCCGGTAACGGTGCTATCGCATATTCCGAGTAA